The nucleotide window CGACTCGCCTGATCGAGGACGATTAGCGTTGCCGCGCTCGCAATCGGCGTCGCATTCCCCGCAAGCGTGCTGACCGCTGCCAGAAGATACCACCCAGTGAGATCGGATACGGCCGTCGACAACAACACGACGGCAGGCACGTTACTGACGAGGTTCGACAGGACGAACGTCACACCGGCTAAGCCCAATCCGCTGCCGACCTGCTGAAGCGTTTCGACGAGGACGGTATCACGGACACTCCCCACGAGTACGAACAGTCCAACAAACAACACGAGGATTCCCCAGTCCATCTCTGCGAGGATCTTCTGGCCGGGAAGTCGACGAAACAGTTGGAGCCACGCGAGGTGACAAATCCCCATCCCTGCGGCGATGATCCCGGCGGGTACCGTCGGAAGCGCAGCCATCAGTACGAACGTTCCGATCAGAAACGCGCCGCTTGAGATCGCCCACCGACGATCGAGATCGGGGACTGAAATAGTCGATTCAATTGGCGTGCCGTTATGCTGTACTGCGAGCATCGCCGTCGTAACGACGAGAGACACACCAGCGATCGGACCGAGTACACCCACGAACTCGAGCGTTGTGAGGCCGCTCTGGCTGAGGATGTACGCGTTCTGTGGGTTGCCGAGCGGCGTCGCGACGCTCCCGATGTTCGCCCCGAGGATGACCGCGACGAGCGGCCCGGTGGCGTCGACCTCGGCGTCTCGAACAGCCTGTATCAACACGGGCGTCATCAGAAGTACAATAGCGTCATTGAGCGCGAGTGCGCTCAAGATCGCAGCCAACCAGAGTGTCCCGATCACCAGTCGCCGAACCGTCCCCGTCCGTCGGACCAGTTGTGTGGCCGCCCACGGATAAAATCCACTTCTCGACAGCGCCTCGACGTGTGCGAGCATCCCGAACAGCAGCAGGATCGTTTCGCTGTCGATGCTGCGGAGTGCTTCTTCGGGAGAGATAGCTCCAAGTGCGACGACGACGACCGCCCCGGTCGCGGCTGTGATCGACCGAGTGAGCGGATAGACCCGGATCTGCCGGAAAAAGAGCAGCCCGAACGCCGCGAGAACAACGGAGATTACTATCGCGTCAGAAACCATTTTAATATATTTCTTCTGATAAATTATTTGCCGAGGCGGTCCCTATATCCACTGGTGTACGTTGAGCCAAACACAGACGCTGTTTTAGGTAATCCGAAAAATTATTTGTTAATTGAGAAGTTTGAAGTAGCCGGGGGACCTTGTTAGAGACGTAATGAACACACAGAAGACTGTTCGACAGGAGCCGGGGACCGTCAAAGAGAACGCGCTCCGACTTGACACGGGCAAAGCCGAACAGATCGTCGAGGCGTTGAACGCAGACCTCGCGAACGCGTACACCCTCTACCACCAGCTCCACAAACACCACTGGAATGTCGAAGGCGCGGAGTTCCTCGAGGTTCACGTGTTCCTTCAGGAGGTCTACGAGGATGTCGAGGACGCAGCCGACGAGCTCGCGGAGCGGCTCCAGGCGCTCGGGGGCGTCCCGCATGGGAGCATGACCACGCTCGCGGAACACGCGACTGTCGAGGTCGAAGACGAGAACGTCTACGACATCCGGACATCGTTGTCGAACGATCTTGAAGTGATGGGCGACATCATCGAGAGCTACCGTGAACACGTCGAACTGGCCGATAGCCTCGGCGACTACGCGACCGGTGAGATGCTTCGTGAACAGCTCGAAACGCTCGAAGAGCACACCCACCATATCGAGCACTACCTCGAAGACGATACGCTCGTGCTCGAATCG belongs to Halorubrum sp. DM2 and includes:
- a CDS encoding SLC13 family permease encodes the protein MVSDAIVISVVLAAFGLLFFRQIRVYPLTRSITAATGAVVVVALGAISPEEALRSIDSETILLLFGMLAHVEALSRSGFYPWAATQLVRRTGTVRRLVIGTLWLAAILSALALNDAIVLLMTPVLIQAVRDAEVDATGPLVAVILGANIGSVATPLGNPQNAYILSQSGLTTLEFVGVLGPIAGVSLVVTTAMLAVQHNGTPIESTISVPDLDRRWAISSGAFLIGTFVLMAALPTVPAGIIAAGMGICHLAWLQLFRRLPGQKILAEMDWGILVLFVGLFVLVGSVRDTVLVETLQQVGSGLGLAGVTFVLSNLVSNVPAVVLLSTAVSDLTGWYLLAAVSTLAGNATPIASAATLIVLDQASRRGVDLSVVHLIRVGLPVAIVTSVLATTILLV
- the dpsA gene encoding DNA starvation/stationary phase protection protein DpsA — protein: MNTQKTVRQEPGTVKENALRLDTGKAEQIVEALNADLANAYTLYHQLHKHHWNVEGAEFLEVHVFLQEVYEDVEDAADELAERLQALGGVPHGSMTTLAEHATVEVEDENVYDIRTSLSNDLEVMGDIIESYREHVELADSLGDYATGEMLREQLETLEEHTHHIEHYLEDDTLVLESATQ